In Castor canadensis chromosome 11, mCasCan1.hap1v2, whole genome shotgun sequence, a single genomic region encodes these proteins:
- the Grb7 gene encoding growth factor receptor-bound protein 7 translates to MELDLSLPHLSSSPEDLCPAPGTPPGTPPPPDAPLPLEVKRSQPLPIPASRRLREEELQATSLPSIPNPFPELCSPPSQTPILGGSSSARGLLPRDSDRLHVVKVYSEDGACRSVEVAAGTTAHHVCEMLVQRAHALSDESWGLVECHPHLALERGLEDHEFVVEVQAAWPVGGDSRFVFRKNFAKYELFKSSPHSLFPEKMVSSCLDAHTGVSHEDLIQNFLNAGSFPEIQGFLQLRGSGRKLWKRFFCFLRRSGLYYSTKGTSKDPRHLQYVADVNESNVYVVTQGRKLYGMPTDFGFCVKPNKLRNGHKGLHIFCSEDEQSRTCWLAAFRLFKYGVQLYKNYQQAQSRHLRPSYLGSPPLRSVSDNTLVAMDFSGHAGRVIENPREALSAALEEAQAWRKKTNHRLSLPTPCSGTSLSAAIHRTQPWFHGRISREESQRLIGQQGLVDGLFLVRESQRNPQGFVLSLCHLQKVKHYLILPSEDEGCLYFSMDDGQTRFTDLLQLVEFHQLNRGILPCLLRHCCTRVAL, encoded by the exons ATGGAGCTGGATCTGTCTCTGCCTCATCTTAGCAGCTCCCCAGAGGACCTGTGCCCAGCTCCTGGGACTCCTCCTGGGACTCCCCCACCTCCCGATGCCCCCCTTCCCCTGGAAGTGAAAAGATCCCAGCCTCTGCCCATCCCAGCCAGCAG GAGACTTCGAGAAGAGGAGCTTCAGGCAACCTCCCTGCCTTCCATCCCCAACCCCTTCCCTGAGCTCTGCAGTCCTCCTTCTCAGACTCCCATTCTTGGGGGATCCTCCAGTGCAAGGGGGCTACTCCCTCGAGACTCTGACCGCCTCCAT GTTGTAAAGGTGTACAGCGAGGACGGGGCCTGCCGGTCTGTGGAAGTGGCAGCAGGCACCACAGCTCACCATGTGTGTGAAATGCTGGTGCAGCGGGCTCATGCCCTGAGTGACGAGAgctggggactggtggagtgccaCCCCCATCTAGCACTGG AGCGGGGTttggaggaccatgagtttgtgGTGGAAGTACAGGCAGCCTGGCCTGTTGGTGGAGACAGCCGCTTTGTCTTCCGGAAAAACTTTGCCAAGTATGAACTCTTCAAGAGCTCCCCA cactccctgttcccagaaaagATGGTTTCTAGCTGTCTTGATGCACACACAGGCGTATCCCATGAAGACCTCATCCAG AACTTCCTGAATGCTGGCAGCTTCCCAGAGATCCAGGGCTTCCTGCAGCTGCGGGGCTCAGGCCGCAAGCTTTGGAAACGCTTCTTCTGCTTCCTGCGCCGCTCCGGCCTCTATTACTCTACCAAGGGCACCTCCAAG GATCCAAGACATTTACAGTACGTGGCAGACGTGAATGAATCCAATGTGTACGTGGTGACCCAGGGCCGCAAGCTGTATGGGATGCCCACAGATTTCGGTTTCTGTGTCAAG CCTAACAAGCTGCGAAATGGCCACAAGGGCCTTCATATCTTCTGCAGTGAGGATGAACAGAGTCGCACCTGCTGGTTGGCTGCCTTCCGCCTCTTTAAG TATGGGGTGCAGCTGTATAAGAATTATCAGCAGGCTCAATCTCGACACCTGCGCCCGTCCTATTTGGGCTCCCCGCCCTTG AGGAGTGTCTCAGATAATACATTGGTGGCCATGGACTTTTCCGGCCACGCTGGGCGTGTCATTGAGAACCCACGAGAAGCTCTGAGTGCAGCACTGGAGGAGGCTCAGGCCTGGAGG AAGAAGACAAACCACCGCCTCAGCCTGCCTACCCCGTGCTCGGGCACGAGCCTCAGTGCAG CCATCCATCGCACACAACCCTGGTTCCATGGACGAATCTCCCGGGAGGAGAGCCAGCGGCTCATCGGACAGCAGGGCCTGGTGGATGG CCTGTTCCTGGTCCGGGAGAGCCAGCGGAACCCCCAGGGTTTTGTCCTGTCCTTGTGCCACCTGCAGAAAGTCAAGCACTATCTCATCCTACCG AGCGAGGATGAGGGCTGCCTTTACTTCAGCATGGACGACGGCCAGACCCGCTTCACAGACCTGCTCCAGCTCGTGGAGTTCCATCAGCTGAACCGTGGCATCCTACCCTGCCTGCTGCGCCACTGCTGCACCCGTGTGGCCCTCTGA